The proteins below are encoded in one region of Thermanaerothrix sp.:
- the glmS gene encoding glutamine--fructose-6-phosphate transaminase (isomerizing) — MCGVVGYVGPRKVVDVLLDGLRRLEYRGYDSAGLAIHDGVDIKVVKDVGKVSDLASRVANMNLEGGLGVGHTRWATHGGVTGENAHPHADSDGKFVLVHNGIVENYLDIKDQLEREGVSFVSQTDSEVVVQLLSKIYNGDMVSTLVELQRRLDGSYALVILNREDPGVFYCVRKGSPLVLGVAEGEGLCASDVPPLLPFTKEVIYMDEGEIAEVRGGVVRLWDREGQPLERFPQRVDWDVSMAEKDGYPHYMAKEIHEQGTVLRSTLKGRLKEGSVDLGDDVHWTPEFLGSLRRIHLVACGTSYYACLVAERVLERWTTLDVKVDIASEYRYRDVRIGPDTLAVFVSQSGETADTLAAQRKVRAMGGRCLGITNVRGSTLAREVHDLLLLKAGPEIGVAATKTFMGQLGALYLLALKLGWDRGDLNPAEAERLASILLKLPYEVERVLERESEIKKAAEKFSGFDNFLFLGRGFSYPIALEGALKLKEISYVHAEAYAAGEMKHGPIALLEPNVPVMVVIPKDGLYEKTLSNVQEARARRSPVVAVASDGDDLIGQMADMVVRIPRCDECFSPFLSVIPLQMFAYHVALLRGREIDQPRNLAKSVTVE, encoded by the coding sequence ATGTGCGGCGTGGTCGGATATGTTGGGCCCCGCAAAGTTGTTGATGTGTTGCTGGATGGGCTCAGGCGTTTGGAGTACAGGGGGTACGACTCCGCTGGGCTGGCGATTCACGATGGCGTTGACATAAAGGTGGTTAAGGATGTTGGCAAGGTATCGGACCTTGCGTCCCGGGTGGCGAACATGAACCTTGAGGGTGGCCTTGGGGTTGGGCATACCCGATGGGCCACCCATGGAGGGGTTACCGGGGAGAACGCCCATCCCCATGCGGATTCGGACGGCAAGTTTGTGCTGGTTCACAACGGCATAGTGGAGAACTACCTGGACATAAAGGACCAGCTGGAGCGGGAGGGGGTCTCCTTCGTATCCCAGACGGACTCGGAGGTGGTGGTCCAGCTCCTTTCCAAGATATACAACGGGGACATGGTATCCACCCTTGTGGAGCTTCAGCGCCGCTTGGATGGATCCTATGCCCTGGTCATTCTCAACAGGGAGGACCCGGGGGTTTTTTATTGCGTTAGGAAGGGTTCGCCCTTGGTGCTTGGGGTTGCGGAAGGGGAGGGATTGTGTGCCTCCGACGTGCCCCCGCTGCTTCCCTTCACCAAAGAGGTAATCTACATGGATGAGGGAGAGATAGCGGAGGTCCGAGGCGGGGTGGTTCGTCTTTGGGACAGGGAAGGTCAGCCCTTGGAGAGATTTCCCCAGAGGGTGGATTGGGATGTTTCCATGGCGGAGAAGGACGGTTACCCCCACTACATGGCCAAGGAGATTCACGAGCAGGGTACGGTCCTGAGGTCCACGTTAAAGGGGCGCCTTAAGGAGGGCTCCGTGGATTTGGGAGATGACGTTCACTGGACGCCGGAGTTCCTTGGTTCGCTTCGACGTATTCACTTGGTGGCCTGTGGGACATCCTACTACGCGTGTCTTGTGGCGGAGCGGGTTCTTGAGAGATGGACCACCTTGGACGTTAAGGTGGACATAGCCTCTGAATATCGATACAGAGACGTCAGGATAGGACCTGATACGTTGGCGGTTTTTGTGTCCCAGTCGGGGGAAACCGCCGATACCCTGGCGGCCCAGAGAAAGGTGAGGGCAATGGGAGGGCGTTGCCTTGGGATAACCAATGTCAGGGGGTCCACCCTTGCCCGGGAGGTTCACGACCTTTTGCTGTTGAAGGCCGGCCCTGAGATAGGGGTGGCGGCCACCAAGACTTTCATGGGGCAGCTGGGGGCTTTGTACCTGTTGGCTCTCAAACTGGGTTGGGACAGGGGGGACTTGAACCCAGCTGAGGCGGAGCGGCTGGCTTCCATCCTGCTTAAGCTTCCCTATGAGGTTGAGAGGGTTCTGGAAAGGGAATCGGAGATTAAGAAGGCGGCGGAGAAGTTCTCCGGGTTTGATAACTTCCTGTTCCTTGGTAGGGGCTTCTCCTATCCCATAGCCCTTGAGGGGGCCCTTAAGCTAAAGGAGATATCCTACGTTCACGCAGAGGCGTACGCCGCAGGGGAGATGAAGCATGGCCCCATAGCGTTGCTGGAGCCCAACGTGCCGGTAATGGTGGTGATACCCAAGGACGGGTTGTACGAGAAGACCCTATCCAACGTCCAGGAGGCCCGGGCAAGGCGTTCTCCCGTGGTTGCGGTGGCTTCAGATGGGGATGATCTTATAGGTCAGATGGCGGATATGGTGGTTAGGATACCCAGGTGCGATGAGTGTTTCTCCCCGTTCCTTTCCGTCATACCCCTTCAGATGTTTGCCTATCACGTGGCCCTGCTGAGGGGACGGGAGATAGATCAGCCCAGGAACCTGGCCAAGAGCGTCACGGTGGAGTAG
- the cdaA gene encoding diadenylate cyclase CdaA: MFWPSLRWQDFLDIFIIAYVVYKLLLLVVGTRAVQLLRGLMVLGITAAVANLLELKALTWVLSRFFQALLIAIPVLFQPELRRVLEELGRGHLWRIQKGQEKLETLADEVLRALLYLQSKKIGALLVLQRQTGLKEVWRSAVPVKAQPSQELLVSLFWPGNPLHDGAVILDRKSVIAASCYLPLTEKSDLSRWYGTRHRAALGVTEISDALALVVSEERGEVSLAVNGRISNPLNEEQLRKLLLHYFRGKEGYRSFWDRFRDSLIEEESVIDYDD, encoded by the coding sequence GTGTTCTGGCCCAGTCTTAGATGGCAGGACTTCTTGGACATATTCATAATAGCCTACGTGGTCTACAAGCTCTTGCTTTTAGTGGTGGGGACCAGGGCGGTTCAGCTGCTTAGAGGGCTAATGGTGCTTGGCATAACCGCGGCGGTGGCAAATCTTTTGGAGCTCAAGGCGCTGACTTGGGTTCTTTCCAGGTTTTTCCAGGCCTTGCTCATAGCCATACCGGTGCTTTTTCAGCCCGAGCTCAGGCGCGTGTTGGAGGAGCTCGGCAGGGGGCATCTTTGGAGGATCCAGAAGGGGCAGGAGAAGCTGGAAACCTTGGCCGATGAGGTGTTAAGGGCGCTTTTGTACCTCCAGAGCAAGAAGATAGGCGCCCTTTTGGTGCTTCAACGTCAGACGGGGTTGAAGGAGGTTTGGCGGTCTGCGGTTCCCGTAAAGGCCCAACCTTCCCAGGAGCTCCTGGTGTCCCTTTTCTGGCCCGGAAACCCGCTTCACGATGGGGCGGTGATATTGGACAGGAAAAGCGTGATAGCCGCGTCCTGTTATCTTCCTTTGACGGAGAAGAGCGACCTCTCCCGCTGGTACGGTACCAGGCACAGGGCTGCCCTTGGAGTTACGGAGATATCCGATGCCCTGGCATTGGTGGTTTCGGAGGAGAGGGGCGAGGTTTCCCTGGCGGTTAACGGTAGGATATCGAACCCACTCAACGAGGAACAGCTTCGCAAACTCCTGTTGCACTACTTCAGGGGCAAAGAGGGATACCGGTCATTTTGGGATCGCTTCCGGGACAGCCTTATCGAGGAGGAGTCGGTGATCGATTATGATGACTAG
- a CDS encoding response regulator: MALEGLNGSIAIVLPDDLSKVRILLESTISAMGFPVLSFQDFPSMAVAVAERGIAALLFSLEHTDPEEIKSVLQVLKNIPGGDRCKILGLHDQWDKMKIRLMGRSMGCSDVLPTTPTEVQLRQVFGLPTDNLQQPTAQAEPQPQPPETSKSVLVVDDASIIRNGLKHILLEMGLSVMEASNGNEAYNIFLSSTPDLLITDLIMPGMDGFALMSRFRGNPSTAKKPIIVVSSYGDKPRLVKALRSGANDFIVKPFRPEVVKDKVKRHLSI, from the coding sequence AGCCATAGTTCTTCCCGATGACCTCTCGAAGGTAAGGATACTGTTGGAGTCGACGATATCCGCCATGGGGTTTCCCGTTCTATCCTTTCAGGATTTCCCATCCATGGCGGTGGCAGTGGCAGAACGGGGAATTGCGGCTTTGTTGTTCTCGTTGGAGCACACGGATCCCGAAGAGATTAAAAGCGTGCTCCAGGTGCTTAAGAACATACCGGGAGGGGACAGATGCAAGATCCTGGGCCTCCATGACCAATGGGACAAGATGAAGATACGCCTCATGGGGCGATCAATGGGATGTTCAGACGTGCTTCCCACCACGCCCACGGAGGTCCAACTGAGGCAGGTCTTTGGACTACCCACGGACAACCTGCAGCAACCCACAGCCCAAGCGGAACCTCAACCGCAACCACCAGAGACATCGAAGTCGGTGCTGGTGGTGGACGATGCATCAATAATACGCAACGGCCTTAAGCACATCCTCTTAGAAATGGGGCTCAGCGTGATGGAGGCATCCAACGGAAATGAGGCATATAACATCTTCCTGTCCTCCACCCCGGATCTCCTCATAACCGATCTCATCATGCCCGGCATGGACGGCTTCGCCCTGATGAGCCGCTTCAGGGGAAACCCTTCCACCGCAAAAAAACCCATAATAGTGGTATCCAGCTACGGGGATAAACCAAGACTCGTTAAGGCGTTAAGATCCGGGGCAAACGATTTTATCGTGAAACCATTCAGGCCAGAGGTGGTAAAAGACAAGGTTAAAAGACATCTTTCTATTTAG
- a CDS encoding CdaR family protein yields MMTRRGRVKQWIYSRLSLQILSFLIAVAIWFFVSWDHSSKGYRSVTLPLDVVGVQRDLLVEVQEDSVEARFFGDMGLLSDIDPTSLRVRVDVTGLPVGTYKLVPRVEMPKGAEGVTFKPQYVTVLLRHRSSRDVPVRIDFGRDFPREAKVAGATVRPRYVSVQGSKEQVQGVDHARILVTYEEFSAGRRVFPVELVFKKDYSLDKDLEVKPKEVTLDMPVSSDKIVSRVPLRASVEGMPDWRFSVESVNVTPDTVMVQGDPEAIEQLKIIDLPPVNVEGAQGDFSAWVPVRSPVEGVAVLGNGLAQVQVRLSHRPSKKVIRGVPVKVRGTDADRGWEVSPSEVDVTVEVLQEGSPPDEGAVEAYVDASNVVTSRITLPVLVKSKRESLVVLSVDPPRVQLQEKR; encoded by the coding sequence ATGATGACTAGGCGGGGAAGGGTTAAACAATGGATATACTCCAGACTGTCCCTGCAGATCCTTTCCTTCCTTATCGCGGTGGCCATCTGGTTTTTCGTGTCCTGGGACCATAGCTCGAAGGGCTACAGATCCGTGACCCTTCCTTTGGATGTGGTGGGAGTTCAACGGGATCTCCTGGTGGAGGTCCAGGAGGACTCCGTGGAGGCAAGGTTCTTTGGAGACATGGGCTTGCTTTCCGACATCGACCCCACGTCCTTAAGGGTAAGGGTCGACGTAACCGGTCTACCTGTCGGGACCTACAAACTGGTGCCCCGTGTTGAGATGCCCAAGGGAGCGGAAGGAGTGACCTTTAAACCTCAGTATGTTACCGTTTTATTGCGCCATAGATCATCCAGGGACGTGCCGGTCAGGATCGATTTTGGCAGGGATTTCCCCCGGGAGGCGAAGGTGGCGGGTGCCACGGTAAGGCCCAGGTACGTATCCGTTCAAGGCAGCAAGGAGCAAGTCCAAGGGGTGGATCACGCAAGGATATTGGTCACCTACGAGGAGTTTTCAGCGGGGCGCAGGGTTTTCCCGGTGGAATTGGTTTTTAAAAAGGACTACTCCCTGGATAAGGATTTGGAGGTTAAGCCCAAAGAGGTAACGTTGGATATGCCTGTCTCCTCTGATAAAATAGTTAGCCGTGTGCCTTTAAGAGCGTCGGTGGAGGGTATGCCGGACTGGAGGTTCTCGGTGGAGTCGGTTAACGTAACCCCTGATACGGTTATGGTTCAAGGTGACCCTGAGGCCATTGAGCAGTTGAAGATCATAGACCTTCCGCCGGTTAACGTGGAGGGTGCCCAAGGGGACTTCTCCGCTTGGGTGCCGGTGAGATCCCCTGTGGAGGGCGTTGCGGTTCTGGGCAATGGTTTGGCCCAGGTGCAGGTTAGGCTCTCTCATCGCCCGTCAAAGAAGGTTATAAGAGGCGTCCCAGTCAAGGTGAGGGGAACCGATGCCGATAGGGGATGGGAGGTATCCCCCTCCGAGGTGGATGTTACCGTGGAGGTTCTGCAGGAAGGGAGCCCCCCCGATGAGGGTGCGGTGGAGGCTTATGTGGACGCCAGCAACGTGGTGACCAGCAGGATAACCCTTCCGGTGCTGGTGAAATCCAAGAGGGAGTCCCTGGTGGTGCTTTCGGTGGATCCTCCGCGGGTGCAGCTGCAGGAGAAGAGATGA
- the glmM gene encoding phosphoglucosamine mutase, translating to MSCKTVNRKYFGTDGVRDVANRGAMTPEMAMRLGVAYARFLKGRGVENPRVIVCRDTRASGQMLELALGAGMMSMGATVVSGGVLPTPGVSFVLRGGTADGGAVVSASHNPAEYNGIKFFGPDGQKLSDEDEASIEALLDFQLDHRPAGLGMGSYRETLEFREQYSQWLSSCYDGAKPVKGIVVDCANGAIGPVAERVFATWEPRIIGVEPDGANINRSCGVMHMECLADQVIKSGAPLGVAFDGDADRTLFCDPRGRVVDGDLMLWVLARWLKSRGELGSGVVATVMSNMALEEKLSSEGIKLFRCPVGDRYVLETMKRQGAMLGGEQSGHVIVKPWVESGDGLCTALLFVRACQELGESFDALWDRFERYPQKLINFKVKDRDGVLNSDELAAAVKSAEEIVGQWGRVFVRPSGTEPLIRVLLEAKDPNRLESAACVFFDALEPLLVE from the coding sequence TTGTCCTGTAAAACCGTGAACAGGAAGTACTTTGGCACCGATGGAGTAAGGGATGTGGCCAACCGGGGTGCGATGACCCCTGAGATGGCCATGAGGCTTGGGGTTGCTTACGCTAGGTTTCTTAAGGGCCGGGGGGTGGAGAACCCAAGGGTTATAGTGTGCCGGGATACCAGGGCCTCCGGCCAGATGTTGGAGCTTGCCCTGGGAGCGGGGATGATGTCCATGGGCGCCACGGTGGTGTCCGGCGGAGTATTGCCGACCCCGGGAGTTAGTTTTGTGCTTCGAGGGGGAACGGCTGACGGCGGCGCGGTGGTGAGCGCCTCGCATAACCCCGCGGAGTATAACGGGATAAAGTTCTTTGGCCCGGATGGACAAAAGCTTTCCGATGAGGATGAGGCCTCCATAGAGGCCCTTTTGGATTTCCAGCTGGATCATCGCCCCGCGGGGCTTGGGATGGGAAGCTACAGGGAAACCTTGGAGTTCAGGGAGCAGTATTCCCAATGGCTTTCGTCTTGTTACGACGGGGCCAAGCCTGTTAAGGGCATAGTGGTTGACTGTGCCAACGGTGCCATAGGCCCGGTTGCGGAAAGGGTGTTTGCCACTTGGGAACCTCGGATCATTGGGGTTGAACCCGATGGGGCCAACATAAACCGCTCATGCGGGGTAATGCACATGGAGTGCCTGGCGGACCAGGTGATTAAGAGCGGGGCACCATTGGGCGTGGCATTTGATGGGGATGCGGATCGCACCCTGTTTTGTGACCCTAGGGGCAGGGTGGTGGACGGGGATTTGATGCTTTGGGTGTTGGCCAGGTGGTTGAAGTCGAGGGGGGAGCTCGGCAGCGGTGTGGTGGCCACGGTGATGAGCAACATGGCCTTGGAGGAGAAGCTGTCCTCCGAGGGCATAAAACTCTTCCGTTGTCCTGTGGGGGACAGGTATGTCCTGGAGACCATGAAGCGCCAGGGGGCCATGCTTGGGGGAGAGCAGTCGGGGCACGTGATAGTGAAACCCTGGGTGGAGAGCGGCGATGGTCTGTGCACCGCCCTGTTGTTCGTGCGGGCCTGCCAGGAGTTGGGAGAGTCCTTCGACGCCCTGTGGGACCGTTTTGAGCGGTATCCTCAGAAATTGATCAACTTTAAGGTGAAGGACAGGGATGGGGTACTGAACTCCGATGAACTGGCCGCAGCGGTTAAGTCCGCGGAGGAGATCGTGGGTCAGTGGGGGCGGGTGTTTGTAAGGCCCTCCGGGACGGAACCCCTCATCAGGGTGCTTCTTGAGGCGAAGGATCCCAACCGGTTGGAATCCGCGGCCTGCGTGTTCTTTGATGCTTTGGAACCCTTGCTAGTGGAGTGA
- the galU gene encoding UTP--glucose-1-phosphate uridylyltransferase GalU → MSKPVELRHCLFPVAGLGTRFLPATKETPKEMLPLIDRPLIHYGVDEACGAGCRDIVFVTGRGKRSIEDYFDRSPDLESLLESRGKVDLAELVRGISEMARFSYVRQSEPLGLGHAVLCGRTCCNGDYFGVILPDDVIVSDEPVLAQLDRVRKSFGGSVLALEEVSQEDTARYGIVDAEDLGDGVFRIRDMVEKPDPAEAPSRLAIMGRYVLSSSVFDHLERVAPGAGGEIQLTDGLKSLLRDEPVYGYLYRGERLDCGTKEGWLRATVTMAVRDERLRDIVVDVLKREGVI, encoded by the coding sequence TTGAGCAAGCCCGTTGAGCTCCGCCACTGCCTTTTCCCTGTAGCGGGTCTTGGTACCCGTTTCCTTCCGGCCACGAAGGAAACCCCCAAGGAGATGCTGCCCTTGATCGATAGGCCGCTTATACACTACGGCGTTGATGAGGCCTGTGGAGCGGGCTGCAGGGACATAGTGTTTGTCACCGGCCGTGGCAAGAGGTCCATAGAGGATTACTTTGACAGGTCCCCGGACTTAGAGTCCCTGTTGGAGTCCAGGGGTAAGGTGGATCTGGCGGAATTGGTGAGGGGCATAAGCGAGATGGCCCGCTTCTCCTATGTTCGCCAGTCGGAGCCCCTTGGGCTTGGGCATGCGGTGCTTTGTGGAAGGACCTGCTGCAACGGTGATTATTTCGGGGTGATACTACCTGATGACGTGATAGTCTCGGACGAGCCGGTTTTGGCCCAGTTGGATCGGGTGCGCAAGTCCTTTGGCGGGTCGGTGCTTGCTTTGGAGGAGGTTTCTCAGGAGGACACCGCCCGGTACGGCATAGTGGATGCTGAGGACCTGGGGGACGGGGTGTTTCGAATACGGGACATGGTGGAGAAGCCGGATCCGGCCGAAGCCCCCAGCAGGCTTGCCATAATGGGGCGTTACGTGCTTTCCAGCTCCGTCTTCGATCACCTCGAGAGGGTTGCCCCGGGAGCGGGGGGTGAGATACAGTTAACCGACGGTCTGAAGTCCCTCTTACGGGATGAGCCGGTGTACGGGTACCTTTACAGGGGGGAACGGCTGGATTGTGGAACCAAGGAGGGGTGGCTTAGAGCTACCGTGACCATGGCGGTCCGTGATGAGCGCTTGCGGGACATAGTGGTGGACGTCCTCAAGCGGGAGGGGGTGATTTAG